A stretch of the Hyperolius riggenbachi isolate aHypRig1 chromosome 11, aHypRig1.pri, whole genome shotgun sequence genome encodes the following:
- the GPHA2 gene encoding glycoprotein hormone alpha-2, with protein sequence MYLTLASLLLMLVVLIPKTQSHGSATPGCHIHPFNVTIRSDRKGTCRGTQIINACVGHCESSAFPSKYSVLAASGFKHNITSVSQCCTISKMKKEKVRLFCGASRWEEIEIGSAEACKCDMCRLSRY encoded by the exons ATGTACCTGACACTTGCCTCACTCCTCCTCATGCTTGTTGTACTCATACCAAAGACCCAGAGTCACGGTTCAGCAACCCCCGGATGCCACATTCATC CATTTAATGTTACAATAAGAAGTGACCGAAAAGGAACATGTAGAGGAACACAGATTATCAATGCCTGTGTGGGTCATTGTGAATCCAGTGCGTTCCCATCTAAGTATTCAGTGTTGGCTGCCAGTGGATTTAAGCACAATATAACATCCGtgtcacagtgctgtacaatcaGCAAAATGAAAAAG GAGAAGGTTCGTCTTTTCTGTGGGGCATCTCGCTGGGAGGAAATAGAAATCGGCTCGGCAGAAGCATGCAAATGTGACATGTGCCGTCTGTCTCGCTATTGA